A single genomic interval of Cupriavidus necator harbors:
- a CDS encoding LysR family transcriptional regulator, whose amino-acid sequence MRVSLRLLRYFAAAAETGSTTAAARLLNVSQPSISVAIRELETLFEEALFSRDVGARMTLTRFGVRKLAEARHILGAATAFEVDKSGDAAAGEVQIGVFRTLAPVYLPVVLRLARERYPKLSVRFVEGDLAQLEDWLHGGQIELALTYDVGMPEDIERELLAELRPYGLLPAGSRLARRKGSLSLHELAQEPLILIDLPHSREFLMAPFWQFGLQPEVRYRATSLELARGMVANGLGAALLITQAPASSQITAVVEKPIREDTVRQPLVIARTARATRTRASELLAECVRAAVEEAKIRRA is encoded by the coding sequence ATGCGCGTCTCCTTGCGGCTGTTGCGCTACTTCGCCGCGGCGGCCGAAACCGGCAGCACCACGGCGGCTGCGCGGCTGCTGAACGTCTCGCAGCCCTCCATCTCCGTTGCCATCCGCGAACTGGAGACGCTGTTCGAGGAAGCCTTGTTCTCCCGTGATGTCGGCGCAAGGATGACCCTGACCCGCTTCGGCGTACGCAAGCTGGCGGAAGCGCGCCACATCCTCGGAGCAGCAACAGCATTTGAAGTGGACAAGAGCGGCGATGCCGCCGCGGGCGAGGTGCAGATCGGCGTCTTCCGCACGCTGGCGCCGGTCTATCTGCCGGTGGTGCTGCGCCTGGCACGCGAGCGCTATCCCAAACTGTCGGTACGCTTTGTCGAAGGGGATCTCGCACAACTGGAAGACTGGCTGCACGGCGGGCAGATCGAGCTGGCGCTGACTTACGACGTAGGCATGCCCGAAGACATCGAGCGCGAACTGCTGGCAGAGCTGCGGCCCTACGGCCTGCTGCCCGCGGGCTCGCGGCTGGCCAGGCGCAAAGGCAGCCTGTCGCTGCACGAACTGGCGCAGGAACCGCTGATCCTGATCGACCTGCCGCACAGCCGTGAATTCCTGATGGCGCCGTTCTGGCAATTCGGGCTGCAGCCCGAGGTGCGCTACCGCGCGACTTCGCTGGAACTGGCGCGCGGCATGGTGGCGAACGGACTGGGCGCGGCGCTGCTGATCACGCAGGCGCCGGCGTCGTCCCAGATCACCGCCGTCGTGGAAAAGCCGATACGGGAAGATACCGTGCGCCAGCCGCTGGTGATCGCGCGCACGGCCCGCGCGACGCGCACCCGCGCGTCAGAGTTGCTGGCCGAGTGCGTGCGCGCGGCTGTGGAAGAAGCGAAGATCCGGCGCGCTTGA
- a CDS encoding CaiB/BaiF CoA transferase family protein produces the protein MTHSDLPLAGIRVIDFSRVLAGPYCTALLGDLGAEVIKIEPPGGDDYRAVGPFVDGKSGLFSAMNRNKQSIVIDLKTAAGLELARSLCARADVVVENFRPGVADKLGIGYEALRALNPPVVYASVSGFGQTGPESHRPAYDIILQAMCGLMDATGAPDGTPTMLGEAVSDAVSGLFASWGVLAALLAREKTGRGTHVDVSMFDATLSLSATLVARYAATGLAPLRVGNRHPSSAPFGVYRAADGFYVVAVLNNKLFQALANAIGRPEMAQDPRFADDETRCRFEGDLRAGLEAWSASRSVAEVNRLLSEAGIPVAPIRNVKEALESDHAAHRGLLAEVPGPEGGTVRLPSQPVKFSGYGANRVTPAPALGQHTEAILAELANAATAHPQVFSKEKQHA, from the coding sequence GTGACTCATTCCGACCTGCCGCTTGCCGGCATCCGCGTGATCGATTTCTCGCGCGTGCTGGCGGGCCCTTACTGCACGGCGCTGCTCGGCGACCTTGGCGCAGAGGTGATCAAGATCGAACCGCCTGGCGGCGATGACTACCGCGCGGTCGGTCCCTTCGTCGATGGCAAGAGCGGTCTGTTCTCTGCCATGAACCGCAACAAGCAGAGCATCGTGATCGACCTGAAGACGGCAGCGGGCCTGGAGCTGGCGCGCTCGCTCTGCGCCCGGGCCGACGTGGTGGTCGAGAACTTCCGCCCGGGTGTCGCGGACAAGCTGGGCATCGGCTATGAGGCGCTGCGTGCGCTGAATCCGCCGGTGGTCTACGCCAGCGTGTCGGGCTTCGGCCAGACCGGGCCGGAATCGCACCGTCCGGCCTACGACATCATCCTGCAGGCAATGTGCGGGCTGATGGATGCCACCGGCGCCCCGGACGGCACCCCGACCATGCTGGGCGAGGCCGTCTCCGATGCGGTCAGCGGCCTGTTCGCCTCATGGGGCGTGCTGGCCGCGCTGCTGGCGCGCGAGAAGACCGGGCGGGGCACGCATGTCGATGTCTCGATGTTCGACGCCACCCTGAGCCTGAGCGCCACCCTGGTCGCGCGCTATGCCGCGACCGGCCTGGCGCCGCTGCGCGTCGGCAACCGCCATCCCTCGTCCGCGCCGTTCGGCGTGTACCGCGCCGCGGACGGCTTCTATGTGGTGGCGGTGCTGAACAACAAGCTGTTCCAGGCGCTGGCCAATGCCATCGGCCGGCCGGAGATGGCGCAGGACCCGCGCTTTGCCGACGACGAGACGCGCTGCCGCTTCGAGGGCGATCTGCGCGCCGGTCTCGAAGCCTGGTCGGCCAGCCGTTCCGTGGCCGAGGTGAACCGCCTGCTGAGCGAGGCGGGCATCCCTGTCGCGCCTATCCGCAACGTCAAGGAAGCCCTGGAGAGCGACCATGCCGCCCACCGCGGCCTGCTTGCCGAAGTGCCCGGGCCGGAGGGCGGCACCGTGCGGTTGCCGTCGCAGCCGGTGAAGTTCTCCGGCTACGGCGCCAACCGCGTGACGCCCGCGCCGGCGCTGGGGCAGCACACCGAAGCCATCCTGGCCGAGCTGGCCAACGCTGCCACGGCGCATCCGCAAGTGTTCAGCAAGGAGAAACAACATGCATAA
- a CDS encoding acyl-CoA dehydrogenase family protein, with the protein MHKRLGVEPGDLEIADAIGRFAQSELAPKAAEVDRAEASTTCYVPQLAELGLMGMNLPERWGGTETSPVALILSLAEVAKACASTSSMIGAHYLATDSILIGGDDSLRERHLPDAAAGGKLGAFALTEPRAGSNPADMATRATPEGDGYRLRGVKHFISNADAADFIVVYAKTDPAAGTRGISAFVVDRHSEGVQIAPAEKLMGIRGAPAHEVALDCFVPAANRLGPEGTGFRTAMKVLDNSRLDVAATSLGIAEAALACAADWARQRQVGGEPLARKQGLQWMFADMRTRLEAAWLLTLQAAVRRRDGEPFTEQASMAKLYASEMVGFVTDAALQIHGGYGFTREMPLERLVRDARILRIYEGSSEIQRTVIARAVLA; encoded by the coding sequence ATGCATAAACGACTGGGCGTAGAGCCGGGCGATCTTGAGATTGCCGATGCCATCGGACGCTTCGCGCAAAGCGAACTGGCGCCGAAGGCGGCCGAGGTGGACCGGGCCGAAGCCTCCACCACGTGCTATGTGCCGCAACTTGCCGAGCTCGGCCTGATGGGGATGAACCTGCCGGAGCGCTGGGGCGGGACCGAGACTTCGCCGGTGGCACTGATCCTGTCGTTGGCGGAGGTTGCCAAGGCCTGCGCCTCGACCTCGTCGATGATCGGCGCGCACTACCTGGCTACCGATTCCATCCTGATCGGCGGCGACGACAGCCTGCGCGAGCGCCACCTGCCGGATGCGGCCGCCGGCGGCAAGCTGGGCGCCTTTGCGCTGACCGAGCCGCGCGCCGGCTCCAACCCGGCGGACATGGCCACGCGCGCCACCCCGGAGGGCGACGGCTACCGCCTGCGCGGGGTCAAGCACTTCATCTCCAATGCGGACGCTGCGGACTTTATCGTCGTCTACGCCAAGACCGATCCCGCCGCCGGCACGCGCGGTATCAGCGCCTTCGTGGTGGACCGGCACAGCGAGGGCGTGCAGATCGCGCCCGCCGAGAAACTGATGGGAATTCGCGGGGCGCCGGCCCATGAGGTGGCGCTGGACTGCTTCGTTCCCGCCGCCAACCGGCTGGGGCCGGAAGGCACGGGCTTCCGTACCGCGATGAAGGTGCTGGACAACAGCCGCCTGGACGTGGCTGCCACCAGCCTGGGCATTGCCGAGGCAGCGCTGGCGTGCGCGGCGGACTGGGCCAGGCAGCGCCAGGTCGGCGGCGAGCCGCTGGCGCGCAAGCAAGGCCTGCAATGGATGTTTGCCGACATGCGCACGCGGCTGGAGGCGGCCTGGCTGCTGACCCTGCAGGCGGCGGTGCGGCGCCGGGACGGAGAGCCCTTCACCGAGCAGGCATCGATGGCCAAGCTCTATGCCTCGGAGATGGTCGGCTTTGTCACCGACGCCGCGCTACAGATCCACGGCGGCTACGGCTTCACGCGCGAAATGCCGCTGGAGCGCCTGGTGCGCGATGCGCGGATCCTGCGCATCTATGAAGGCTCGTCGGAAATCCAGCGGACGGTGATCGCGCGCGCGGTGCTGGCGTAA
- a CDS encoding ProQ/FinO family protein, with protein MGFEQLAALRDQLANKAKAESKAKAESRAEGKRRRPAPAAAQAAAPAKPPVDPVVHSIARLQKHFPKAFPKNPAPKVPLKVGTFEDLAQHAGKLALTEAELREAIRTWCSGARYWSCMVEGAKRLDLEGNEAGVVSLADAKRAQQLKARRGAGTRPRKAKPATPAATPDTPAAPDATPDSPDTPATP; from the coding sequence ATGGGCTTTGAACAACTCGCAGCACTAAGGGATCAACTGGCAAACAAGGCAAAGGCCGAATCCAAGGCAAAGGCCGAATCACGGGCGGAAGGCAAGCGCCGGCGCCCTGCGCCGGCTGCCGCGCAGGCTGCGGCACCCGCGAAGCCGCCCGTCGATCCTGTGGTGCATTCCATTGCCCGGCTGCAGAAGCACTTCCCCAAGGCGTTTCCGAAGAACCCGGCGCCCAAGGTGCCGCTGAAGGTCGGCACGTTCGAGGATCTGGCCCAGCATGCGGGCAAGCTGGCCCTGACCGAGGCGGAGCTGCGTGAAGCGATCCGCACCTGGTGCAGCGGCGCACGCTATTGGTCGTGCATGGTGGAAGGCGCCAAGCGGCTGGACCTGGAGGGCAATGAGGCCGGCGTCGTCAGCCTGGCGGATGCCAAGCGGGCCCAGCAGCTGAAGGCCCGCCGCGGTGCGGGCACCCGGCCGCGGAAAGCCAAGCCCGCCACGCCCGCTGCCACGCCTGACACCCCTGCCGCGCCCGACGCCACGCCTGACAGCCCCGACACGCCTGCCACGCCCTGA
- a CDS encoding potassium transporter Kup, producing the protein MNGETPDASHPQQSRAELTLAALGVVYGDIGTSPLYAVKETFNPAHGIPLVTENILGGISAILWALMVVVSLKYVILIMRANNRGEGGIMALLALALSSVKKVGRSPTPILLVGLFGAALFYGDAVLTPAMSVLSALEGIEVGTTALQPYVLPASVGVLIALFLFQRHGTAAIGALFGPVTIVWFLALAAAGIHGIARYPAILGALSPLHALGFVTQHGFASFAVLGAVLLAFTGAEALYADMGHFGSAPIRLAWFGLVFPALALNYLGQGALIIVNAKAIENPFYLLYPSWALYPMVALATAATVIASQATISGAYSLTKQGIQLGYLPRMNVVHTSERAIGQIYIPTLNGMLLVAVLVAVLGFGSSSNLASAYGVAVTGTMLVTTLLTFFVIHYGWRYNLLLSLVATGFFIAVDMAFVSSSLLKVAEGGWFPLVVGAGIFVVMLTWVRGRQALLERLQSTDVPLKSFLDSLFLAPPPRVPGTAVFLTPTPDVVPHALMHNLNHNRVLHERVVFLTVKMKDVPSVPATECAAVEPLGHACYRITLRFGFMNRPDVAQALGALPPAAGLEFDIMDTSFFLSREAIVAAAGGPSGMASWRERLFATMSRNAGNAADYFNIPANRVIEIGTQIKI; encoded by the coding sequence ATGAACGGTGAAACGCCAGACGCGTCGCATCCGCAGCAATCCCGTGCAGAGCTCACGCTTGCTGCGTTGGGCGTGGTCTACGGCGATATCGGCACGAGCCCCCTTTATGCGGTCAAGGAGACCTTCAATCCAGCCCACGGGATCCCGCTCGTAACCGAGAACATACTTGGCGGTATCTCCGCGATCCTCTGGGCGCTGATGGTGGTGGTTTCGCTCAAGTATGTGATCCTCATCATGCGGGCAAACAACAGGGGCGAAGGTGGCATCATGGCACTGCTCGCGCTCGCCCTGTCGTCCGTGAAAAAGGTCGGTCGCTCGCCGACGCCGATCCTGCTGGTGGGCCTGTTCGGCGCGGCGCTCTTCTATGGCGATGCCGTGCTGACACCTGCCATGTCGGTGCTCTCGGCGCTCGAAGGCATCGAGGTGGGCACTACCGCGCTGCAGCCTTATGTCTTGCCGGCATCCGTGGGTGTGTTGATCGCGCTGTTCCTGTTCCAGCGGCATGGCACCGCCGCCATCGGCGCGCTGTTCGGGCCTGTCACGATCGTGTGGTTTCTCGCCCTGGCCGCCGCGGGCATCCACGGCATCGCCCGGTATCCCGCAATCCTGGGCGCGCTCAGCCCGCTGCACGCGCTCGGCTTCGTCACGCAGCACGGGTTCGCCTCGTTCGCGGTGCTTGGGGCGGTGCTGCTCGCGTTCACCGGTGCCGAAGCGCTCTACGCCGATATGGGGCATTTCGGCAGTGCCCCGATTCGCCTGGCCTGGTTCGGGCTGGTATTCCCGGCGCTTGCGCTCAACTACCTGGGGCAGGGCGCGCTGATCATTGTGAATGCAAAAGCAATCGAGAACCCCTTCTACCTGCTGTATCCGTCGTGGGCCCTTTATCCGATGGTTGCACTCGCGACAGCGGCAACAGTGATCGCGTCGCAGGCGACGATTTCGGGTGCCTACTCGCTGACGAAACAGGGAATCCAGCTGGGCTATCTGCCACGCATGAACGTGGTGCACACATCGGAGCGAGCGATCGGTCAGATCTACATACCGACTCTCAACGGGATGTTGCTTGTTGCGGTTCTGGTTGCCGTGCTCGGCTTCGGATCTTCGTCCAATCTCGCTTCGGCGTACGGGGTCGCGGTCACCGGCACGATGTTGGTGACGACGCTTCTCACCTTCTTTGTGATCCACTACGGTTGGCGCTACAACCTGCTGCTAAGCCTTGTCGCAACCGGCTTCTTTATTGCGGTGGATATGGCTTTCGTTTCCTCCAGCCTGTTGAAAGTTGCCGAAGGGGGCTGGTTCCCGCTCGTTGTCGGGGCTGGGATATTCGTCGTGATGCTGACATGGGTTCGCGGCCGGCAAGCGCTGTTGGAGCGGCTCCAAAGTACCGACGTGCCCCTCAAGTCGTTCCTGGATTCGCTGTTTCTCGCACCACCACCGCGCGTGCCCGGCACGGCGGTGTTCCTCACCCCGACACCGGATGTGGTGCCACACGCGTTGATGCATAACCTCAACCATAACAGGGTGCTACACGAGCGCGTCGTGTTTCTTACCGTGAAAATGAAGGATGTGCCATCGGTGCCGGCGACCGAGTGCGCAGCCGTTGAGCCGCTCGGACACGCCTGCTACAGGATAACGCTGCGCTTCGGCTTCATGAACCGGCCCGATGTCGCGCAGGCGCTCGGCGCTCTGCCTCCGGCGGCTGGCCTGGAGTTTGACATCATGGACACCTCGTTTTTCCTGAGTCGCGAGGCCATCGTCGCTGCAGCCGGCGGTCCCAGTGGCATGGCGTCATGGCGTGAACGTCTGTTTGCCACGATGAGCAGGAACGCCGGCAATGCTGCTGATTACTTCAACATACCGGCAAATCGCGTGATCGAGATTGGCACGCAGATCAAGATCTAG
- a CDS encoding ribonuclease Z yields the protein MRPLLEARLVNDAFGDPGLFVDFLDERRALLFDLGDIARLMPRELMRLSHVFVTHAHMDHFSGFDKLLRVLLGRKPRLVLVGGPGFLAQVEHKLLAYTWNVVHRYATELVIEVAELGLDGQMRHACFSSRHGFAREAEACVERAGDIVHDEATFRVRACFVDHGIPCLAYLVEEKARLGVNKERLAASGLTTGAWLRELKHAVLTGAAADAPILVQWRDRSGDHASARTVGELSRLILDTEPGLRIGYVTDLRYTSANVQALSQLMQGVDQLFIESVFLDVDRAHGLRKNHLTAAQAGRIARSIGARAVTPFHFSPRYQGRADELAAEVRDAWGTESFAEQVPPAV from the coding sequence ATGCGCCCCCTGCTGGAAGCCCGCCTCGTCAACGATGCCTTTGGCGATCCGGGGCTGTTCGTAGACTTCCTGGACGAACGGCGCGCGCTGCTGTTCGACCTGGGCGACATCGCCCGGCTGATGCCGCGCGAGCTGATGCGCCTGTCGCATGTATTTGTCACGCATGCGCACATGGATCATTTCTCTGGCTTCGACAAGCTGCTGCGTGTGCTGCTCGGGCGCAAGCCGCGCCTCGTGCTGGTCGGCGGGCCAGGATTCCTGGCACAGGTCGAGCACAAGCTGCTTGCCTATACCTGGAACGTGGTGCATCGCTACGCCACCGAGCTGGTCATCGAAGTGGCCGAACTTGGACTCGACGGGCAGATGCGGCACGCCTGCTTTTCCAGCCGGCACGGCTTTGCCAGGGAGGCCGAAGCGTGTGTCGAGAGGGCCGGCGATATCGTGCATGACGAAGCGACGTTCCGGGTGCGCGCCTGCTTTGTCGATCACGGGATTCCATGCCTGGCCTACCTGGTGGAGGAAAAGGCCCGGCTCGGCGTCAACAAGGAGCGCCTGGCTGCATCGGGCCTGACCACCGGCGCCTGGCTGCGCGAACTCAAGCATGCGGTCCTGACCGGCGCGGCCGCCGATGCCCCGATCCTTGTGCAATGGCGGGACAGGAGCGGCGACCATGCATCGGCGCGAACGGTCGGCGAGCTGAGCCGGCTGATCCTGGATACCGAGCCCGGCCTGCGCATCGGCTACGTGACCGACCTGCGCTATACGAGCGCGAACGTGCAAGCATTGTCGCAACTGATGCAAGGCGTCGACCAGCTCTTCATCGAGAGCGTGTTCCTGGATGTCGACCGGGCACACGGCCTGCGCAAGAACCACCTGACCGCCGCCCAGGCCGGGCGGATTGCGCGCAGCATAGGCGCACGCGCGGTGACGCCGTTCCATTTTTCGCCACGCTATCAAGGGCGCGCCGATGAACTGGCTGCCGAGGTACGGGACGCCTGGGGCACGGAGTCCTTTGCAGAACAGGTGCCGCCGGCGGTCTAG
- a CDS encoding PLP-dependent aminotransferase family protein, producing MKSICGDQLLQRLGPEGTAALGKPLNRGLYECIRGAIQDGSLAPATRLPPQRDLAAELGLSRNTVMFAYDQLLAEGYLYARTGSGTFVAATAPERYLNAAAVPATEVGPQAMPGLSPRGQRLLANASASPTQWGAFMPGVPDVTRFPHRRYAQISARVWRNPHPEWLSYSHGGGLPALREALAAHLRVARSVRCDPDQVLITEGIHQAIDLVVRMLGSPGDQAWVEEPSYWGIRGVLQVSDIGMVPKLVDDEGLTLPDTEAGGEMPAPRFIFVTPSHQYPLGAVMSLKRRRALLEYARQRGSWIVEDDYDSEFRFSGQPIPSLQGMEPDAPVIYIGTFSKTLYPGLRMGYLVLPRSLAGAFQTAHAELYRAGHLMTQATVAEFMQAGDYAAHIRRMRPLYARRRAILAALIERYLGPGALHEHGSNAGLHLVLRLPDDADDVAITAAARARGIMVRPLSRYFIGDAVQRGLLLGYACVPEEDIAPAFDRLLGCLPRGGMRAPQR from the coding sequence TTGAAATCGATCTGCGGCGACCAGCTGCTCCAGCGCCTGGGCCCCGAAGGCACGGCGGCACTGGGCAAACCGCTCAACCGCGGCCTCTACGAATGCATCCGCGGCGCGATACAGGACGGCAGCCTTGCGCCGGCCACCCGCTTGCCGCCGCAACGCGACCTGGCCGCCGAACTGGGGCTGTCTCGCAATACGGTGATGTTTGCCTACGACCAGCTGCTGGCCGAGGGCTACCTGTATGCACGCACCGGCAGCGGCACCTTCGTTGCCGCCACCGCGCCGGAGCGCTACCTGAACGCCGCCGCGGTGCCGGCGACCGAGGTCGGGCCGCAGGCCATGCCCGGGCTGTCACCGCGCGGACAGCGGCTGCTGGCCAATGCCTCGGCCTCGCCCACGCAATGGGGCGCATTCATGCCGGGCGTTCCCGACGTCACGCGCTTCCCGCATCGCCGCTATGCACAGATCTCGGCCCGCGTGTGGCGCAACCCGCACCCGGAGTGGCTGAGCTACAGCCATGGCGGCGGGCTGCCGGCGCTGCGCGAAGCCCTGGCGGCGCATCTGCGGGTAGCGCGCTCGGTGCGCTGCGATCCGGACCAGGTGCTGATCACCGAGGGCATACACCAGGCCATCGACCTGGTGGTGAGGATGCTGGGCTCGCCCGGCGACCAGGCGTGGGTGGAGGAACCCAGCTATTGGGGAATCCGCGGCGTGCTGCAGGTCAGCGATATCGGCATGGTGCCGAAGCTGGTCGACGACGAGGGCCTGACGCTGCCCGACACGGAGGCCGGCGGGGAGATGCCCGCGCCGCGCTTTATCTTCGTCACGCCCTCGCACCAGTACCCGCTTGGCGCCGTGATGAGCCTGAAGCGCCGGCGCGCGCTGCTGGAGTACGCCCGCCAGCGCGGCAGCTGGATCGTGGAGGACGACTACGACAGCGAGTTCCGTTTTTCCGGGCAGCCGATCCCGTCGTTGCAGGGCATGGAGCCGGATGCGCCGGTGATCTATATCGGCACCTTCAGCAAGACCCTCTATCCGGGCTTGCGCATGGGCTACCTGGTGTTGCCGCGCAGCCTGGCCGGCGCCTTCCAGACCGCGCACGCCGAGCTATACCGGGCCGGCCACCTGATGACGCAGGCAACCGTCGCCGAATTCATGCAGGCCGGCGACTATGCCGCCCACATCCGCCGCATGCGGCCGCTGTATGCCCGACGGCGCGCCATCCTGGCCGCGTTGATCGAGCGCTATCTCGGCCCCGGCGCGCTGCATGAGCACGGCAGCAATGCCGGCCTTCACCTGGTGCTGCGCCTGCCCGACGATGCCGACGACGTGGCCATCACCGCCGCCGCCCGCGCGCGCGGCATCATGGTGCGGCCGCTGTCGCGCTATTTCATCGGCGATGCCGTGCAGCGAGGCCTGCTGCTGGGGTATGCCTGCGTGCCGGAGGAGGACATCGCGCCGGCCTTCGACAGGCTGCTCGGCTGCCTGCCGCGCGGCGGCATGCGCGCCCCGCAGCGTTGA
- a CDS encoding 4-aminobutyrate--2-oxoglutarate transaminase: MKNLELNQRRTLATPRGVGVMCDFYADRAENATLWDVEGRAYTDFAAGIAVLNTGHRHPRVMQAIAAQLERFTHTAYQIVPYQGYVTLAERINALVPIQGLNKTALFTTGAEAVENAIKIARAHTGRPGVIAFSGAFHGRTLLGMALTGKVAPYKIGFGPFPSDIYHAPFPSALHGVSTERALQALEGLFKTDIDPARVAAIIVEPVQGEGGFQAAPADFMRGLRAVCDQHGIVLIADEVQTGFGRTGKMFAMSHHDVEPDLITMAKSLAGGMPLSAVSGRAAIMDAPLPGGLGGTYAGNPLAVAAAHAVIDVIEEEKLCERSASLGQQLREHLLAQRKHCPAMAEVRGLGSMVAAEFCDPATGQPSAEHAKRVQTRALEAGLVLLTCGTYGNVIRFLYPLTIPQAQFDAALAVLTQALAE; encoded by the coding sequence ATGAAAAACCTCGAACTGAACCAACGCCGTACCCTCGCGACGCCGCGCGGCGTGGGCGTGATGTGCGATTTCTACGCCGACCGCGCCGAGAACGCCACGCTGTGGGACGTGGAAGGCCGTGCCTACACGGACTTCGCCGCCGGCATCGCCGTGCTCAACACGGGCCATCGCCACCCGCGCGTGATGCAGGCCATCGCCGCGCAGCTGGAGCGTTTCACGCATACCGCCTACCAGATCGTGCCCTACCAGGGCTATGTCACGCTGGCCGAGCGCATCAACGCGCTGGTGCCGATCCAGGGCCTGAACAAGACGGCCCTGTTCACCACCGGCGCAGAGGCCGTGGAGAATGCCATCAAGATCGCCCGTGCGCATACCGGCCGCCCCGGCGTGATCGCCTTCTCGGGCGCCTTCCATGGACGCACGCTGCTGGGCATGGCGCTGACCGGCAAGGTGGCGCCGTACAAGATCGGGTTTGGCCCGTTCCCCTCCGACATCTACCACGCTCCGTTCCCCAGCGCGCTGCATGGCGTCAGCACTGAGCGGGCGCTGCAGGCGCTTGAAGGCCTGTTCAAGACCGATATCGATCCGGCCCGCGTGGCCGCGATCATCGTTGAGCCGGTGCAGGGCGAAGGCGGCTTCCAGGCGGCGCCGGCCGATTTCATGCGGGGGCTGCGGGCCGTATGCGATCAGCACGGCATCGTGCTGATCGCCGATGAAGTGCAGACCGGCTTTGGCCGTACCGGCAAGATGTTCGCGATGTCGCACCATGACGTGGAGCCGGACCTGATCACCATGGCCAAGAGCCTGGCCGGCGGCATGCCGCTGTCGGCGGTCAGCGGCCGGGCCGCGATCATGGATGCACCGCTGCCCGGCGGCCTCGGCGGCACCTATGCCGGTAATCCGCTGGCGGTGGCGGCGGCGCACGCGGTCATCGACGTCATCGAGGAAGAAAAGCTGTGCGAGCGCTCTGCCAGCCTGGGCCAGCAGTTGCGCGAGCACCTGCTGGCGCAGCGCAAGCACTGCCCCGCAATGGCCGAGGTGCGCGGGCTGGGTTCGATGGTTGCCGCCGAATTCTGCGATCCCGCCACAGGCCAGCCCAGCGCCGAGCATGCCAAGCGCGTGCAGACGCGTGCGCTGGAAGCCGGACTGGTGCTGCTGACCTGCGGCACCTACGGCAATGTCATCCGCTTCCTTTATCCGCTCACCATCCCGCAGGCGCAGTTCGACGCGGCGCTGGCGGTGCTGACCCAGGCGCTGGCCGAATAA